GATATAGGAAGTTCATACTGAATAGTTTTCAGTTTAGTTTCACAGGTGGGAGGAGGGAAATTAGTTACATTCTGTAGACGGTGCGCTAGCTCATTAGCTTTGTACTTCCTTCacttataatttaaaaatcatatgTTTGGGAAAGGAGGTAGTAGAGGTTTTTATGCCATGTTTAGTGCACACTGGTGTGATAGTCATATGACCATGGGTATTCTGCCTGAATGATGTGAgacatccttttcttttcaaagagatttGAAAGTAATGAAATCTACTGTTTCAGTCTGTCATTATTGTGCACATAAATCATACAGATTTTACAAGTAGATATGTTCAGgtactgtattattttaaaataaaacaagtaaattTAGTTTAAATGGCTAGATACAGGAGAAGGAGACTTGAAGTATTGGtctgaaaaagttatttttacttACTATGTATCCACTTTCTCATGAGTAAGAAAGAATGTTACATGTTACAGTGTCTTGAAAGATCTGATCAGGAGGCAGAAGTGGATAGGAACAGGATGAATGGTTGTAGTAGCCTTTGGGAAGGAATGCCTGTTCTTACTcaagttctgttctttgttGGATGCTAAAATATTTGAGTATACCATTGACTTTACGGAAGTGAGATTATTTTACTTATTCTGAGGAAAGTATGAACTAGACTGCTACTTCAGagtgggaaaggaagagggggCTAAAAATGCCagctaaaatttaaaaaaaaaaaaaaaagcaaaacagcctcatcggattttgtttttgtgaacaCAGGTGTTATATAGCTGTGCTGTATTTAAGCACTCTTGAAtcttatattttgaaatgcatttgcaaGGGTTTGAACTGACACATGATATGCATAGTGTTagtcatagatttttttttttcttttcctatcagCTTCTCTTGGATCCTGTTGATTTCAAAACTACTCATCTAATGTTTCACACTGTTACAAAATGCCTCATGTCAAGggatagatttttaaaaatgagaggtAAGATATCAAGCTATCCTTGTTGTGATATTAGAATTGCAGTTATTGCTTCTAaactattttgtatttgttttccaggCATGGAAATCTTGGCAAATCTTTGTAAGGCTGAAGATAATGGTGTCTTAATCTGTGAATATGTGGATCAAGAGTCCTACAAGGAGATCATATGTCATCTCACACTACCAGATGTGCTGCTTGTAATCTCAGCACTTGAGGTGCTATACATGCTCACAGAAATGGGAGAAGTGGCCTGCACAAAGATTTCTAAAGTAGAGAAGAGCATAGGTAAGAGGGAATCATGACAAAATATACTCCTCTCACTTACATAGGAAGAAAGACTTTAGAAAAAGTCAAGTTCAGCAGTTAAAAATGcctcgtgtgtgtgtgtttaagtGTGTGCGTGCTGGTTAGGGACGGGTATTTCAATAGaaaattttactaaaataattatttgggTCTGCAAGAAATTCATTATGCTAGTAATTATGGaagctgaaatgtttaaatggcattaataaataaataatggcattaataaataaaaatctacagAGGTATGCACAGGCTTGATTTCTTTCAACACaagataattttaaagcaaatcagTACATCGTAGTCGCATTCATTTGTCTTGTCCTAAtgtgatttttggttttgcatttaaTACTCTAGATACGTTAGTGTGTCTGGTTTCTATGGACATCCAAATGTTTGGACCTGATGCACTCACTGCTGTAAAACTCGTTGAACATCAGTGTGTTCAGCAAGGAGTACCTGATGTCAGACCACCCGTGATGGATCATGGTTCTTCACAGACGCACGCAGCAGGTATCACAGGTTAGTATCACTACAAGAGAACATGCTCTGTAGAAGAGTTTTCTCTATGACATATGTGTTTTCTGTCCTTTGGAGGTTTGTGATTGGGTTATGTAAATAAGTATGGTGTTTTATGTGATATATGGTATCTTTCTCAGGTGTttgttcagaaagcaaatagAAAGCTTTGGTAGCCAAAACtgttgtgaaaaagaaagaatcttaatatttttcagttgctATTCTGAAAACTTattgagaaataattttttttaactattttaactcttttcatttgaaacagagTATTTGTTCTAGATTAGTTCTCTGGAAATCATGGAAGCAAGTCGTTTTATATTGCATTTTGTACAGAATATTCTTGGTCAGTAAAATAAACTATTTGGTAGATTACAGAGATAAGATAGACATACAGAATGCCTATTTTGAAGCTGCAAAGCAGCTTATGGTGATGTGAACCCAATTTTAACTGCATTATTTAAAGcttgaaaagtgttttcttaattGGCCTTAGgtacaaattaaattttaaggATTAacatttgcagttttattttaggGTTAAATACTAGTCCTTTTGAAGTTGATGACACAGCAATTATTAGTCAAGGGGGAAAATATAAATCTAATTCTGTCTTTATTAGTAAAAGCATAGGGCAGTGTACCTCAAGTGCACACAAGATGGAACAGAGGTAttagttctgaagaaaaatggagaaacaaCCAATGTGACAGATACGTAGGTCGCTCCAGAAGTagtgtctcctatttatttccatgaaaactacagcaaatacaaagagcataataacaatatttgatagagcaaattttcagctataaaacactgtttttcaacagtcaccaacattagcaatgcattttcaccagtgatgaacaagagcctgcctgctgtgctcttaaaaatgtgcatggccatctggaatacggcttgtctttcatgttgttgttgccattgctgaaatgcatcacccactgcctaactgtgctgacatccactgttcgGTCTACGTATATGTTCATGAGTATtgatgaatgtcactgggtgctattttttccacgtggaggaattcagtgacagctgtgcttcatacgcacttccccgttagacaccattttgtcagacagcacctctgctgccatctgtcacactgcTACAAAATGCAAGGGAACATTGTTGagaagattcaacctctactgccataccaccaccatcagcctctgatgtcatggaccaacataataaaatagaaggcattagtttcggagcagccctcatactaACTTGCATGTCCTATGTTTCTGGAGTTCGTTCAGATACCTCAGTGAAAGTGACTGGAAAAGTGTGTGACTTAAGGGAATAAATAAAGGGgatgaataaaagaaatcaatacGATGTTGCAACAAATTCTTTACGTTAAACTTGTTTCAACTTAGGAGTTGTAAAATTGCCTGCTTAATTTTGGTAGATTGGAGCAAATGTGTAGTGTGCCTCATGCCACCTCTGCGGCTTACTTTAGTTGGAAATACCCTGGAAAAACAGGTGAAACTGTACCATTGAAAGTTAAGACATAGAAAGTCATTTCCTTTGTtcagcaaattttttttttttttttcttctcacagcCTCTAGAGCAGCACCACATGTTGCTCCACCTCCAGGAATAGTAGAAATAGACAGTGAGAAATTTGCATGTCAGTGGTAAGTGCATCGTtctattcaaatatttaaatgaagaagaaaaataataatgcctGTATTCATGAGTCACAGATTTTTCTGACTTGCTTCTATTCACTGTTAGactcatttttctgaaaagtgtaAAGTAAAACCATTCTGTCCTTGCTTTGAAgtagtatgaaagaaaaaacttaaCATGTTTACTCTTGGACAGCTGATGCTTGAAATTCTCTCTTAGAATATAATTTGATTAGATTTTTAACTCTTGCATTGACTTTTATTAAGTTGTCAAGCAGCATTTTACGTTTCACGAGTGTTTTCATCAGGTAATGTTTTACCATGTTTCTGCACCAATATAAAAGTAATCCTCAAGTTATAAAGCTAGGCCCTGCAAAACTCTTATGTGATCATTGTAAATCTCAAGCAAGTTAAGAAATACTGAAGCCTCCCCTCCAGATTCTCATATTTTTATCTAATACTGTCATTGTTGGCTGCTTGtcagattttaagaaaaagaagtattctGCTTATGGTTCTTCTGTGGACTGAGCGTCATCTTTCTGAACTATATTTAATATGTGTGAATCTTCTCACATtctaaatatttgtattaatcAGTTCATTTTggacttttctgcttctgctccacACCTCACGTGTTCATCAGTTATCTTACTGATCAGACAGTGGCcttcaaaatgaagaagttACCATTTGTCAAAGCTTAGTGTTTTTACTTCCAGCAAAACATTGTTTATGTGGGAGAAATGTTGGAGGTTCTTTCTGGTGAACTGATGTTGCTCTCGTGCTGTTGTTTGCAATCTGTTCACAGACTGAaaaatttcatgtttatttaaatgagaataGCTGAGTTGGGATCACCACCCTTCAACTTAGCCATCTACAACTTGGTCACTACTAAAAGATGGTTTTCTAGGCTGCTTTGTAGTTACCTGGAGGGAGATTTCCCAGGAGTTAAAATAACTGTCTTCATCTGGCTAATTTCTGACAAGATTGCAGATGACCTTCTGCTGATGCCTTCTCTCTCTTAAGTGTAGGGAGCATTGGACATCTAGCTTGCAGAAGTAAGGTTTTGGGCAAGGTGAATTTTGCACTAtgtataaaatgtaaaatgcaagTTTTGACTGTTAAAATAAGTATGAGTAGGTACCATTATGTAACTGTGCAATACTGTCACGTGACAAAAAGTAATGGAGAGAACCATATACCATAGTATCAGGAAGATTTGGAAAGTCTGCTTGGTTTCAGAGTCTGCGTTCAGTGTGCTTCTACAGCTGTCAGTGATGAGTATTACTAGTATTTTGTTCCtaattttcttccagtgatAGGTATGAGTCAGTGcataataaaaattaacataTAGTTCTGAAAATTTTCCTTAAATACTATCTGtgctgacaaaataaaaattaaaaacagttcaAATCTAGAGCGGAGAACTGGCCCCTTCCAAGTGTTTTTCTCAATGCTGATGTGGAGTGTCTTACATTCATGTCGATTTTCACTGtatgttttaacagaaattggaaaatgaataaattgtAATGGTAGATGTTAAAAAAGTTATTATGTcttggaagcagcagaaaaaaagttatttaagcTGACCTTCCTGGATGTATTTATTATAAGCCAGCTTAACCTGGGTAGGAGTCTTCTTGTAAGATAAGTGCATGTGACAGGAAGTGCTAATCACAGTTCAGCATTGTGAGTCCTGACCTTCTGTATCCTGCTTGTACCAGTGATAGTGTGTCAGCCTAATGGAATATACCTAGCTGGACACTCATTTGTCTCATATGCCAGATTTAATTAGTACTTAGACTTTCTATTACAGAGTGTGGTCTCAATTTTTGTCGTAATAGAATTGGAACTAAACTGCAGGAGAAATGACATTATACTTGCACTTCACTGTTTATGGGAGAACACGATTTCATGAATGTAAtcccttgcttttttctttgaaacgTTTAGCTCTTAGGGGAGTATGGGACTCTACAAAGCAGAATGCAGTGCAGTTTTCCAAGGTGCTAGTGCCACATAGCAAATGCTGACATcctaaatatgtttttgttctgcCTGAGCCTGTATTCAGGTACTACTATTGGAGAATTGTGCAGAGAGTTACTTGTGTCCATTTACTGCTGAGGATGAGCTGTTGGCATGTCTCTGAGCTGGAATAATGGATCTCgaataaataaaatcaacagATAGAAATTGCTGCCATCTCTCATGGCTTCCTGGTGGTGTGTGCATTTGTGGAGACTCTTCTGCAGGAGATAAGAGAATCTTCTGGAAATTTCCCTAGAAATTGACAGGCAGAATAGGTTGTTCAAGGATTTTATGATGCCTGATGTAGTGCATGACTCCTGGAACAAGTGTATGTCTTACGTGCATGCTCTCTTAGAGTTCCAGTCTCCCTGTCTCCTGCCTTCCTATctcttagaatcacagattgAGATGGTTATTCtatctctgttttttcttgtattttgaagTAAGATTGTATTCGCGTATCGTTTGTTTTTATACAAATGTTCAGTAGACTTACAATAGAAATGTTTGATcaaaaattatagaatcatagaatcatagaactagctaggttggaaaagacctacaaaatcatccagtccaaccatccacctaccaccaataaccccactaaaccatgtctctcaacactgtatctaaacgtttcttgaacacctccagggacggtgactcaaccacctccctgggcagcccattccagcgcctgtccactctttcagaaaagtagaatttcctaatgtccagcctaaatctcccctggtgcaacttgaggccattccccctcgtcctggtgctagttacaagagagaagaggctgacccccagctcactacaacctcccttcaggtagttatagagaccgataaggtctcccctgagcctcctcttctccagactgaacaatcccagctccctcagccgctcctcataaggcctgtgctccagacccctcatcagcttcgTCATTAGCTAGTGTTCACTCCATCTTTTGATAAAGAAGAGTCATTAAGAAATAAGCATAGAGGTTTTGGGGAGGAAAAGTCACCCAACGAATcgtatctttatttttttgttgcttctgaAAGTACAATTAAAAAGGGACGTATGGGAACTGTTTTGCGTATTGCCATGCAAATAAGTATTGATAGTACACTGGCTGGATATCTTAGATATGATAAGCAGGGAGAAGTGAAAAGTATGGAACGGACATTGGACAAGACAATACATTGAAATTCTGTTGTTCATGTTATCAGGTCTCAAAATTCTctcatgcaaacaaaaatgttttaacagcTGTACTGTCACTGTGTTTTACTTCATAGtctgttttttcatcttcaggTTGAATGCCCATTTTGAGGTGAATCTTGATTGCTCAATCTCTCGAGCGGAAATGTACTCTGAATACCTTTCTACCTGTAGTAAATTAGCTCGAGGTGGAATCCTAACATCAACTGGATTTTATAAATGTCTGCGGTAAGAGAAAAATTTGTGCAGCAAAAAGAAGCTATTGTTTGTAATGCAGTGTTAGCAGGGCTAACACATAGCTTAAGAGTTCTTTGAGAAAAGATGTACTAAGTTGGGTTTGAAAGACATGcagttttgaaattttaattgaGATATGTTTATAGTTTAATTTGATTTCATCCTATTTCAGGATCTTCTGTGCTTATAGtccttttaattctttctcACAAAGTTCTTGAAGGTACTGTAGTTTTCGCTTAACTTGTTCAATGTCTTTGCCAAAGTCGGTTTGACCTTTCGGTCTCTCATGATGAATACTCTGAAACTGTTAGACAATTCTGCTGTATTGCAAAGACACAAGCACTAATGCAGTTACTGTGCATGTAAGAGTAGTGTTagattaacatttaaaaaaaaacaaaaaccccacacacTGTAAGAGGATAGAGTTACTGTGTTTCTTAACACTGATCTGTGTTCTGTTTGGCAGAACTGTCTTTCCAAATCATACAGTGAAGAGAGTAGAAGATCCAATTAACAATGGACAAGCACATATACATGTGGTAGGAGTGAAGAGGAGAGCTATACCACTTCCCATTCAGATGTACTATCAGCAGCAACCAGCTTCGTCTACCCCAATTGTTCGGGTTGATTCAATTCCTGACATGTCTTCGTCTCCTTCGCCAGCAGGTTTTTTAGTCATTTAAATATTGAGTATTCTGCATTGATCCTCAAACaacaattgtttaaaaaattaccaaaaataGTTTGCAAGTCTTGGAGTTAGGGACAATTTTATTGAACGAAGTTCTGAATTATATTGTTGTATGTACTTGCATGAGATCTAATACTTGACGTGTCACCCATAAACTTGTCAGTCAGCAGATAAGCCATTGTCACTGCATCATTTATTCAGATGCAATATAGCTGAGAAAAAActtatataaaattaaaaatacgAGCCTTGGggttttaaaaattctttgttttgaacTAACTTTTGCTTTCAAACTTTTACCTTATTTATTTCAATAGGACTCCCACATGGGCCACAAAGCGTAGGAAATCATTATCAAAGGACTCCTATTAACCAGTCTTCAACTTTGACAGCAACACAGATGTCTTTTCCAATTCAAGGTGTTCATACTGTGGCACAGACTGTTTCTAGAATACCACAAAATACTGTTcatgcacagcagcaaaatgctcCAATGACTGTTATACAGAATAAAGGTCCAATACCTGGTGAAGTAGTGAAGGCCACAGTAATACAGAGCTCTGTTCCCCAGTCTGGAGTTCCTGTTACTATTGCTGTAGGAGGAGCACCACAAGGTTCAAATCAAAACCACAGCAGTACAGGACCACAGCCGTCTGTTACTGTTGTTGGTTCTCAGACGTTGCTTCACCACCAACCTGTAATTCAACAGCAGTCTCCACTGCATGCAGTGGTACCGGGACAGATACCTTCAGGCACTCCTGTTACAGTAATTCAACAAGCTGTACCTCAGGGTCATATATTTGGCAGAGTACAAAACATACCAGCATGCAGTTCAGCAGTTTCACAGGGTCAGCAGCTGATCAGCACATCATCGCAGCCTGGGCAGTCATCATCTCAGCAGTCCTCTACTGGTAACCAGCAACAAGATACAGTCATCATAGCACCACAGCAGTACGTCACAACTTCTGCATCTAACATTGTTTCTGCCACCACCGTTCAGAATTTCCAAGTAGCACCTGGGCAGGTGGTTGCAATTGCGGGTGTCCAAAACCCACCAACTTCTAGGGTAGGCTTTCAGAACATTGCGCCAAAGCCTCTGCCATCTCAGCAAGTTCCACCTAATGTACAGCAGCCGAtgcagtcacagcagcagccaccacaaCCACCATCCCAGCAAAGCGTAGTGATTGTCAGCCAGCCGGCTCAGCAAGGTCAAACTTATGCACCAGCCATTCACCAAATAGTGCTTGCTAATCCAGCTTCTATTCCTCCTGGTCAAACTGTTCAGTTGACTGGACAGCCAAGCATTACTCCATCTTCTTCGCCATCTCCAGGTCCAGTTACAAATAACCAGGTCCCTACAGTCATGTCATCTTCATCTACCACTTCTCAGTCACAAGGACCCCCTCCTACTGTCAGCCAGATGCTTTCTGTaaagagacagcagcagcagcagcagcagcaacattcACCAGCATCTTCACAGCAACAGGTACAACCACCGATGCAAATGCAAGTTCAGTCACAACAAGCTAATACAGGAGTTGGCCAGCCTAACTCTGGTGAATCTAGTCTGATAAAACAACTACTTCTTCCAAAAAGAGGCCCCTCAACTCCAGGGGGGAAGCTTATACTCCCAGCTCCGCAGATTCCTCCACCTAACAATGCAAGAGCTCCTAGCCCTCAGGTGGTTTATCAGATGGCCAATAACCAAACGCCAGGTTTTGGAGTACAAGGGCAGTcttcagctcagcagctgctagTTGGACAACAGCTGGTCCAGGGTGCAGTCCAGCCCCAAGGGGCAGTACAAACAGTACCAATTTCTAATTTACAGATATTGCCAGGTCAGTTGATCTCAAACAGCCCAGCAACTATTTTCCAAGGGACTACTGGCAACCAGGTTACGATAACAGTTGTGCCAAATACGAGTTTTGCTACTGCAACTGTGAGTCAGGGAAATGCAACTCAAATCATTGCTCCGGCAGGAATTGCGGTGAGTGGGGCTCAGACAGGAGTTGGGCTACAGATGCAAACGCTTCCAGCTACTCAAGCACCTTCAGCTGGACAATCACCATGTACTGCTGCTCCCCCATTCAAAGGTGATAAAATAATTTGCcaaaaggaggaagaagcaaaGGAAGCAACAGGTTTACACATTCATGAACGTAAGATTGAAGTTATGGAGAATCCTTCCTGCCGAAGAGGAGCTGCAAACACCAGCAATGgggatgcaaaagaaaatgaaatgcaggtgGGAAGTCTTTTAAATGGGAGAAAGTATAGTGACTCCAGTCTACCTCCTTCTAACTCAGGGAAAACTCAGAATGAGGCCAATCAGTGCTCACAAGTCAGTAATGGGCCATCATTAGAAATGGGTGAGAACGGAGCTCCTGGAAAGCAGAACTTTGAACAAATGGACacacaggaaattaaaagtGATTTGAAGAAGCCCCTAGTTAATGGAATCTGTGATTTTGATAAAGGAGATGGTTCTCATTTGAGCAAAAACATTCCAAATCACAAAACTTCCAATCATGTAGGAAATGGTGAGATATCTTCAGTGGAACAACAAGGGAATTTGGATGCCACGCAGCAAGATACTGCCAAAGGTGATCAAGGGGAGAGAATTTCTAATGGGCCTGTATTAACTTTGAGTAGTTCACCTGTTGTAAGCGGTACACAAGAGGCTGCAAAACTGTTAACCCAGCAACTTAGTGGTACCAACACTGATTTACCTAATGGACCTCTAGCTTCAAGTTTGAATTCAGATGTGCCTCAGCAACGCCCAAGTGTAGTTGTCTCACCACAATCTACAGCCTCTGTTATACAGGGGCATCAAATCATAGCAGTTCCACACTCAGGACCTAGAGTGTCCCAGTCTACCCTGTCATCCGAAGTTCGGTCTACTAATGGCACAGCAGAATGCAAAACTGCAAAGAGGCCAGCAGAGGATAATGACAGGGAAACTGTTCCAGGAATTCCAAATAAAGTAGGAGTTAGAATTGTTACAATCAGTGACCCCAACAATGCTGGTTGCAGTGCAACTATGGTTGCTGTGCCAGCTGGAGCGGATCCAAGCACTGTAGCGAAAGTAGCAATAGAAAGTGCTGttcaacaaaagcagcagcaaccaACCACGTATATACAAAGCATGGTCACACAGGTATGTTGCAGTGtactttttatgtttatttcaaCTCTGATTATGACTAATGCTGTGAAATGTATGTGAAAATGTAAACTCAGTTGATATCTGTCGcgcagtattttaaatattcagaaaatgatgGTTTGCATTCTTTCACAAACTAAAGTTCAAATAGTTTGCATACTTTTTGATATAAGTGACTGTAGTGGTATTTACAATAGTCTGGAGCTTCATAACATACAGTAAGGAAGGAACTTGTGCTCACTTGTTTCTTCCTTAAAGGATTTActgttcagaaaacaaagatgattTATTGTTCCGTCTTGTAAAAATGATAGTAGTGTTCTGCATTTTATCTTTGGTCCTTGCTGCATATGGAGgagcaaacatattttttgcAAGGTAGTTAGGTAATCACTGCAGCTGCATCTGGCCTGCTGAAATACGTTGAAGTTGTTGTATTTAAAGGTATTGTATGTGTAAGGTTTGCTCCAGTTCACTACAGTCAGGATAAAGCATTGCTTTGTAAATGTGTCAAAATATGTGCTTATGTTTGTTCTTTACAAAATACttgtaatgtttattttattgataCAAttagtattgtttttttttaaattctgtttaaaaactttGGAGAAGGCCTTTTTTTATcttgaacttaaaaaaaaaaaaaaaaaaaaaaaacattctaaagTAATTTCTTCCTAAGACTTTACTAGAAATGAGGTATGTCCAGCAGTTTTATGagtatttaaaaactgcaagTAATCGTGCTTGAGAATACTCCAGtctcaagattttattttggctttgtaCATGAACATAAAATCCCTctcgtaaaaaaaaaaaaaaaaaaccttaccCTTCCTAACCTGAATAAGAGCAAAAAGAATGGAATATCAGGTTTGGCAGTCGCAGAATTTTGACAGTGTTGAGAGAGGAAATGTTGAGTGTTTGCTAGTGTTTTTTGACATCGAGATACgacagttttcttttattcattttccttttttctttctttggttttggttggttgtttttgaAGTGGTAGGAAGTTTAGGCCTTACAGACTTAGACAGAGCTAGAACTCAAGTTCAGCAAGTGATGGCTAgcattacttctttttctgtgtcaaGTTCAGTTTCTATAGACAACTCTTTCATGTTTCCATCATGTCAttctaatttcctttccttttaaacGTACCACATAGAgctatgttttcaaaatgtctttaaaatctaaatatttacATGTGCGTTTATCACAGAGATATCTGTAGTTCTTCTGataatttatttatctttattcTTACTGGAAACAATTAGACAACTATGAAAGTATCTCTTGGCAGCGCAGGGACAGTGTACTAGATAAATGGCAGATTTTCTGCAGAGTGGATGTATTGGCTATATGTCTTGCTTTTTGTAGTGAATGTTTTTAGCTGCTGCACAGTTTGAATGTCTTTAATAGCTTCACTAAGGATTTggctgaaatagaaaatggtaTGACCATGTCTTTGGGCTGGAATAACTGTTGCCTGTGGCTATTTATTCCCTGGATACGTAGCTGTCAAGAATTTGCATTTGGGTCTCAGATGGCTAGTAAACTGCTAAAATTCCAGGTCTTgaggagagcagcacagctagCAACTTCATTTATATTAGATTACCTGTTCTAttatgaaaatgaagcaaaaaaaagcgGACTATTTTCTATCTATAGATATTCTTTCTATCTTAAAGAATAGGGAAGATGGCATACGCTTTTTTGTACACTTTCCTTAATATTTTGTACATgtttatattgttttttctaTTACCTGTGCAAACAGAGATGCTGCCAGTGGCTTCTGCCATCCAGTGCAAGTCTGCTTAATGTCAGCCTCCATGGAATTTAGCTTGCCCTTGCTTTCTTCAAaatcatgaaagaaaacttcatttaaaaactgtgtTGAATTATAGACAGTACTGAAGTCATCCTGTCTAGCTCCTCgttccccctctccccctcctccccccaaaGCTGCTGCAATAGCCATtgttctgctggaaaagtagatGCAAAGTGTTACCAATATTGAATCTGCTTTTAGGAGTATGTTTAAGACATCCATAAGTACTGCATCGCCTAATTCTTAAGAACTCAGCATGAATTTCACTTACGACAGTTAGGTCTAAGTCCTCTGTAATcataggaaattattttctctctcctattTTGGGAGTCTGCCTTGTATGATAAACAGATTCCTTGTCTCTGACTTTTTGAAAGGCAGCAGCTAAGGAGCACTGTTTTCAGTTGAACATCTGCATTGTTTTATGGTCTCTACAGTACCTCCTGTATGTTTCGTATCTTACTGCAGAAATAAGAGAACAGACTTCTTCTGCTAACAGTGTGAAATTTGGTATGAATACAATTCTGTGAAGACAAATGGTGAGGGACAGGAAATAAAGGGATATCAGCCATGGCAAAATTACATAGCTG
The Numida meleagris isolate 19003 breed g44 Domestic line chromosome 1, NumMel1.0, whole genome shotgun sequence genome window above contains:
- the ARID2 gene encoding AT-rich interactive domain-containing protein 2 isoform X1, yielding MGRWHGRGGGFNRADPTSSPFPEGHGGPGEGRRGGRADKWRCFVWISFGRSPFKKIPVVGGKELDLHALYTRVTTLGGFGKVSEKNQWGEIVEEFNFPRSCSNAAFALKQYYLRYLEKYEKVHHFGEEDEEVQPGNPKPQLPIGAIPTSYNYQQHSVSDYLRQSYGLSMDFNSPNDYNKLVLSLLSGLPNEVDFAINVCTLLSNESKHVMQLEKDPKIITLLLANAGVFDDTLGSFSAVFGEEWKEKTDRDFVKGSFLLRQETNVEWTESNQASLLKSKKGDLGPSSRVKRRNRGCSLPLNLRCLNTFTQFWRDIVEDIEVRDLISDRSKSQDIPSEDWIWESLFHPPRKLGINDIEGQRVLQIAVILRNLSFEEGNVKLLAANRTCLRFLLLSAHSHFISLRQLGLDTLGNIAAELLLDPVDFKTTHLMFHTVTKCLMSRDRFLKMRGMEILANLCKAEDNGVLICEYVDQESYKEIICHLTLPDVLLVISALEVLYMLTEMGEVACTKISKVEKSIDTLVCLVSMDIQMFGPDALTAVKLVEHQCVQQGVPDVRPPVMDHGSSQTHAAGITASRAAPHVAPPPGIVEIDSEKFACQWLNAHFEVNLDCSISRAEMYSEYLSTCSKLARGGILTSTGFYKCLRTVFPNHTVKRVEDPINNGQAHIHVVGVKRRAIPLPIQMYYQQQPASSTPIVRVDSIPDMSSSPSPAGLPHGPQSVGNHYQRTPINQSSTLTATQMSFPIQGVHTVAQTVSRIPQNTVHAQQQNAPMTVIQNKGPIPGEVVKATVIQSSVPQSGVPVTIAVGGAPQGSNQNHSSTGPQPSVTVVGSQTLLHHQPVIQQQSPLHAVVPGQIPSGTPVTVIQQAVPQGHIFGRVQNIPACSSAVSQGQQLISTSSQPGQSSSQQSSTGNQQQDTVIIAPQQYVTTSASNIVSATTVQNFQVAPGQVVAIAGVQNPPTSRVGFQNIAPKPLPSQQVPPNVQQPMQSQQQPPQPPSQQSVVIVSQPAQQGQTYAPAIHQIVLANPASIPPGQTVQLTGQPSITPSSSPSPGPVTNNQVPTVMSSSSTTSQSQGPPPTVSQMLSVKRQQQQQQQQHSPASSQQQVQPPMQMQVQSQQANTGVGQPNSGESSLIKQLLLPKRGPSTPGGKLILPAPQIPPPNNARAPSPQVVYQMANNQTPGFGVQGQSSAQQLLVGQQLVQGAVQPQGAVQTVPISNLQILPGQLISNSPATIFQGTTGNQVTITVVPNTSFATATVSQGNATQIIAPAGIAVSGAQTGVGLQMQTLPATQAPSAGQSPCTAAPPFKGDKIICQKEEEAKEATGLHIHERKIEVMENPSCRRGAANTSNGDAKENEMQVGSLLNGRKYSDSSLPPSNSGKTQNEANQCSQVSNGPSLEMGENGAPGKQNFEQMDTQEIKSDLKKPLVNGICDFDKGDGSHLSKNIPNHKTSNHVGNGEISSVEQQGNLDATQQDTAKGDQGERISNGPVLTLSSSPVVSGTQEAAKLLTQQLSGTNTDLPNGPLASSLNSDVPQQRPSVVVSPQSTASVIQGHQIIAVPHSGPRVSQSTLSSEVRSTNGTAECKTAKRPAEDNDRETVPGIPNKVGVRIVTISDPNNAGCSATMVAVPAGADPSTVAKVAIESAVQQKQQQPTTYIQSMVTQSTPATSIPTVQVQGQQLSLQPPSYTAASQHAEQMKKPGQNFMCLWQSCKKWFQTPSQVFYHAATEHGGKDVYPGQCLWEGCEPFQRQRFSFITHLQDKHCSRDALLAGLKQDEPGQGGIQKPSNKPSVVGSTAATPRAQKAIVNHPSAALMALRRGSRNLVFRDFTDEKEGPITKHIRLTAALILKNIGKYSECGRRLLKRHENHLSVLAISNMEASSTLAKCLYELNFTVQSKEHEKDSEMLQ